A window of Luteitalea sp. contains these coding sequences:
- a CDS encoding DUF3891 family protein: protein MIVRSETGSLLLITQPDHAALARRIMEQAIPLARTTRRDSILYAVAEHDNGWREPDMAPSVDPATGELQDFVSAPVDVRQAVWPRGVARLAADPWAAALVAQHALTVYGRLRTRPEWEAFFGEMERARDTYLHKAAANLDELRRGYVFLRLGDLASLTFCNGWTKEQRYEGWTIRLDGARLLITPDPFGGRDVPLAVTARKLPNQRFASDADAAAAYRSAKEVTCSGMAVGVPEPRDEVRIEATE, encoded by the coding sequence ATGATCGTACGCTCAGAAACCGGGTCGCTGCTCCTCATCACGCAGCCTGATCACGCGGCGCTGGCACGGCGGATCATGGAACAGGCGATCCCGCTGGCCAGGACGACGCGTCGCGACTCAATTCTCTACGCGGTTGCGGAGCATGACAACGGCTGGCGCGAGCCCGACATGGCACCCAGTGTCGACCCTGCCACAGGAGAGCTGCAGGATTTCGTGAGCGCGCCGGTTGACGTCCGGCAAGCGGTGTGGCCGCGCGGCGTCGCACGGCTTGCCGCCGATCCTTGGGCAGCGGCTCTGGTTGCGCAACACGCCCTTACGGTATACGGCCGATTGCGGACGCGCCCTGAGTGGGAGGCGTTCTTCGGGGAGATGGAGAGGGCGCGCGATACCTATCTTCACAAGGCCGCAGCCAATCTTGACGAGCTCCGGCGGGGCTATGTCTTCCTTCGTCTGGGCGATTTGGCATCGCTCACGTTTTGCAACGGATGGACGAAGGAACAACGATACGAAGGCTGGACGATTCGTCTGGACGGCGCACGGCTGCTGATCACTCCAGATCCGTTCGGCGGCCGCGACGTCCCTCTTGCCGTGACTGCGCGCAAGCTGCCCAACCAAAGATTCGCGTCCGATGCTGATGCCGCGGCCGCGTATCGGTCCGCTAAAGAAGTGACGTGCTCGGGCATGGCAGTTGGCGTGCCAGAGCCCCGCGACGAGGTGCGCATCGAGGCCACAGAATGA
- a CDS encoding PIN domain-containing protein, whose amino-acid sequence MNGRTFLDSNVLIYGHDIDAGEKHETAKNALRELWAEHTGVLSAQVLQEFYVDVTRKIRTPLPREEARKVVEIYSVWCAEATTVEDILSASRTEEEAKISFWDALIISLAAKTGATRLLSEDLNPEQSISGVVIVNPFVDGPPTVERPV is encoded by the coding sequence ATGAACGGTAGGACGTTCCTCGACAGCAACGTCTTGATCTACGGCCACGACATTGACGCCGGCGAGAAGCACGAGACCGCGAAGAACGCGCTGCGCGAGCTGTGGGCGGAGCACACTGGCGTGCTGAGTGCGCAAGTACTTCAGGAGTTCTATGTCGACGTCACACGCAAGATACGCACGCCGCTGCCGAGAGAGGAGGCTCGCAAGGTCGTCGAGATCTACTCTGTTTGGTGCGCCGAAGCGACGACCGTAGAGGACATCCTGTCGGCCTCGAGGACGGAAGAGGAGGCAAAGATCAGCTTCTGGGACGCTCTCATCATCAGCCTGGCGGCCAAGACTGGAGCGACGCGTCTTCTGTCTGAAGATCTGAATCCCGAGCAGTCAATCTCTGGCGTCGTGATCGTGAATCCTTTCGTTGACGGCCCGCCCACGGTTGAGCGTCCTGTCTAG
- a CDS encoding FtsX-like permease family protein, with amino-acid sequence MRMRRLGWDVLQDLRYAVRLLSKAPGFTMVAVLSLALGIGANIAVFSFVDGILLRPLDVPRPQDVVRITTATPAQRFSDLSYLEFETIRDGNTTLSGLAAEWQIEMGARADGKGGERGVSRVTLGSLVNRDYFTTLGMAPALGRNFLAEEDSPGARDIAAIVSHRAWQTRFDGDPQIIGRRITVNGLPVVVVGVAPAQFTGTDLYMRHEVYLPLAMAPRIRVGARLLENPAERGLIVRGRLKPHVTVAAAAADIQALARALEETHPETSRQRTATVLRDIDQRLQTKVQDSRLSMMLLGTVLLVLVIAAVNVANLLLGRAAARGKEIAIRMSVGASRLRLVRQLLTESLLLALLGGGVGLLLAQWAVWSLRSIPLPTDLPIVIDLRLDQRVFLYGLVLALITGIVFGVAPALHATRRDLTSPVKGGATGRRPFRGRYALVAAQAALSVVLLICAGLFVKSFHRAAVGNPGYRVDGVLLTSFSPSLVNMPTARIETFYQQIQDRVRALPGVASVTLAKHVNLGPDGYSRRIAVASCSAWLSPSASPMCSAI; translated from the coding sequence ATGCGCATGCGGAGACTCGGCTGGGACGTGCTGCAGGATCTTCGATACGCCGTGCGGCTGCTGAGCAAGGCACCGGGCTTCACAATGGTCGCGGTGCTGTCGCTCGCGCTGGGCATTGGCGCCAACATCGCAGTGTTCAGCTTCGTCGATGGCATCCTGCTGCGGCCGCTCGACGTCCCGCGGCCGCAGGATGTGGTGCGCATCACGACGGCGACGCCGGCGCAGCGATTCAGCGACCTCTCCTACCTCGAATTCGAGACGATCCGCGATGGCAACACCACACTGAGCGGCCTGGCGGCCGAGTGGCAGATCGAGATGGGCGCGCGCGCGGATGGGAAGGGAGGGGAGCGCGGCGTCTCGCGCGTCACCCTCGGCTCTCTGGTCAACCGGGATTACTTCACCACCCTCGGCATGGCGCCTGCGCTCGGGCGGAACTTTCTCGCCGAGGAGGATTCGCCCGGCGCGCGCGACATCGCGGCGATCGTCAGCCACCGCGCCTGGCAGACGCGCTTCGACGGCGATCCGCAGATCATCGGGCGACGCATCACCGTGAACGGCCTGCCCGTCGTCGTCGTCGGTGTCGCGCCGGCGCAGTTCACCGGCACGGACCTGTACATGCGGCACGAAGTCTATCTGCCGCTCGCGATGGCGCCGCGGATCAGAGTCGGCGCCCGGCTGCTCGAGAATCCCGCGGAGCGTGGCCTCATCGTCCGCGGACGTCTGAAGCCTCACGTCACCGTGGCCGCCGCGGCTGCCGACATTCAGGCGCTCGCGCGCGCGCTGGAAGAGACGCATCCGGAGACGAGCCGGCAGCGCACTGCCACCGTGCTGCGTGATATCGATCAGCGGCTGCAGACGAAGGTCCAGGATTCGCGCTTGAGCATGATGCTGCTCGGCACGGTCCTGTTGGTGCTGGTGATCGCCGCCGTGAACGTCGCGAACCTGCTGCTGGGGCGCGCCGCGGCGAGGGGGAAGGAGATCGCGATCCGGATGTCTGTCGGCGCCAGCCGGCTGCGTCTCGTCCGCCAGTTGCTCACCGAGAGCTTGCTGCTGGCGCTGCTCGGCGGCGGGGTGGGGCTGCTGCTGGCACAGTGGGCCGTCTGGTCGCTGCGCTCGATTCCCCTGCCGACGGATTTGCCGATCGTCATCGACCTGCGGCTGGATCAACGCGTATTCCTCTACGGCCTGGTGCTGGCGTTGATCACGGGGATCGTGTTCGGCGTCGCGCCCGCGCTGCACGCGACGCGACGGGACCTGACATCGCCGGTGAAGGGCGGCGCCACGGGCCGGCGGCCGTTCCGCGGCCGCTACGCGCTCGTGGCCGCGCAGGCGGCGCTGTCCGTCGTTTTGCTGATCTGCGCCGGCCTGTTCGTCAAGAGCTTCCATCGCGCCGCGGTCGGGAATCCGGGCTATCGTGTGGACGGTGTGCTGCTGACGTCGTTCTCGCCGTCCCTCGTCAACATGCCGACGGCCCGGATCGAGACGTTCTATCAGCAGATTCAGGATCGCGTGCGCGCGCTGCCGGGCGTGGCGTCGGTTACGCTCGCGAAGCACGTGAACCTCGGGCCGGACGGGTACTCGCGCCGGATCGCCGTGGCCTCGTGCTCGGCCTGGCTCTCGCCCTCAGCCTCGCCAATGTGCTCCGCGATCTGA
- a CDS encoding ISKra4 family transposase encodes MPVSAGSAGAARAVLQSDPNRRREDTIALFDGRASRRGPRAGRGRPDVPHACGRVLAGLRAMGRRPTGRTRGGLASGGPKGGFKTAFEGEIVAEIETLVGAGAVEDWDLEAIETAARRKAMHVAARAVEQRFNADRSDHMGSMVPCACGEPARYVDRRSKTFTSVLGALRLERAYYHCVACEAGFCPRDRALGVEGSSLSPGVLRMVGRVGAMVSFAEGHELLRELAGVEVPTTYVERAAEALGREIAEDEQRVVEPPAPTELLAPTFYLGMDGTGVPVRRAEVETRVGKQPDGSAKTREVKLVTVWSAEGRDEDGTPVRDEGSVSYSAAIESAAQKDTDETPSAFAARVAREATRRGFDRAARRAVLGDGARWIWNIAADHFPDAIQIVDRFHAKQHLSDVAKSIYGAGSDLGEHWARQRHAELDASDIEAVLCALRRHAPKDDEARKCVEYIDGNRTRMRYAEFRAAGLCTSTGVVEAGCKTAIGVRCKRAGMHWTVAGADAIIALRCCKLSGRFEDFWERRSQRRMAA; translated from the coding sequence TGACCCGAACCGAAGGCGGGAAGACACGATCGCGCTATTTGACGGCCGAGCAAGCCGCCGTGGCCCGCGCGCAGGTCGAGGCCGGCCAGACGTTCCGCACGCATGTGGACGCGTACTGGCAGGCCTGCGAGCGATGGGCCGACGCCCAACTGGACGCACCCGAGGCGGTCTCGCAAGCGGGGGCCCAAAAGGGGGCTTCAAAACGGCGTTCGAGGGCGAGATCGTGGCCGAGATCGAAACGCTCGTAGGCGCGGGCGCCGTCGAAGACTGGGACTTGGAGGCCATCGAGACGGCCGCGCGGCGGAAGGCGATGCATGTGGCGGCCCGCGCGGTCGAGCAGCGGTTCAACGCCGACCGCTCAGATCACATGGGGTCGATGGTGCCCTGCGCGTGTGGAGAGCCGGCGCGCTACGTGGACCGGCGGTCGAAGACCTTCACGAGCGTCCTGGGTGCGTTGAGGCTGGAGCGTGCCTATTACCATTGCGTGGCCTGTGAAGCGGGCTTCTGCCCGCGCGACCGGGCGCTGGGGGTGGAGGGCTCGTCGTTGTCGCCCGGCGTGTTGCGCATGGTCGGGCGGGTGGGGGCGATGGTCAGCTTCGCGGAGGGCCACGAGCTGCTGCGCGAGCTGGCGGGCGTTGAGGTGCCGACCACGTACGTGGAGCGGGCGGCGGAGGCGCTGGGGCGCGAGATCGCCGAGGACGAGCAGCGCGTCGTCGAGCCGCCGGCGCCCACCGAGCTTCTGGCGCCGACGTTCTATCTGGGGATGGATGGCACGGGTGTGCCAGTGCGCAGGGCGGAGGTAGAGACCCGCGTAGGCAAGCAGCCGGACGGCTCGGCCAAGACGCGCGAGGTCAAGCTCGTCACGGTCTGGAGCGCCGAAGGGCGCGATGAGGACGGCACCCCCGTACGCGACGAGGGATCGGTCAGCTACTCCGCGGCGATTGAGAGCGCGGCGCAGAAGGACACGGACGAGACGCCAAGCGCATTCGCCGCGCGCGTCGCGCGCGAGGCCACTCGGCGCGGCTTCGATCGCGCGGCGCGCCGGGCCGTGCTCGGCGATGGGGCCAGGTGGATCTGGAACATCGCCGCCGACCACTTTCCCGATGCCATCCAAATCGTCGACCGCTTCCACGCCAAGCAGCATCTCTCCGACGTGGCCAAGTCCATCTACGGCGCGGGCAGTGATCTGGGCGAGCATTGGGCCCGCCAACGTCACGCCGAGTTGGACGCGAGCGACATCGAGGCCGTCCTGTGTGCCTTGCGACGGCATGCACCGAAAGACGACGAGGCGCGTAAGTGCGTCGAATACATCGACGGAAACCGCACGCGCATGCGCTATGCGGAGTTCCGGGCGGCAGGACTGTGCACCTCGACCGGGGTCGTCGAGGCCGGATGCAAGACCGCGATCGGCGTGCGGTGTAAGCGGGCCGGCATGCACTGGACGGTTGCCGGAGCTGACGCGATCATTGCCCTGCGCTGTTGCAAACTGAGCGGCCGCTTCGAGGATTTCTGGGAAAGACGCTCCCAGCGCCGGATGGCCGCATGA